The Phoenix dactylifera cultivar Barhee BC4 chromosome 9, palm_55x_up_171113_PBpolish2nd_filt_p, whole genome shotgun sequence genome window below encodes:
- the LOC103709610 gene encoding protein CLP1 homolog, translated as MASGPASAPGSGRQFNLAKESELRVEVGPDTPLRVRLLYGTAEIFGTELPPENWVSIPPRQKLAIFTWNGATIELDGVSEVEYVADETPMVSYVNVHAILDGRRVRAKTSQGSDKDSSQGPRVIVVGPTDSGKSSLCRMLLSWACKQGWKPTFVDLDIGQGSITIPGCIAATPIEMPIDAVEGIPLEMPLVYFYGHTTPTVNAELYKVLVKELARTLERQFSGNAESRAAGMVINTMGWVEGLGYELLLHAIETFSADVVLVLGQEKLCSMLKEVLKSKPNVDVVKLHKSGGVVLRNTKVRQKARSFRIREYFYGLANDMSPHSNIVNFSDISVYRIGGGPQAPRSALPIGAEPVADPTRLVAVNISRDLLHLVLAVSYAKEPDQIISSNVAGFVYVTDIDIQRKKITYLAPCPGELPSKFLIVGTLTWLEG; from the exons ATGGCCTCTGGCCCGGCTTCTGCTCCGGGCTCCGGCCGGCAGTTCAATCTGGCGAAGGAGAGCGAGCTCAGGGTGGAAGTAGGCCCCGATACTCCGCTCCGCGTCCGCCTCCTCTACGGCACCGCCGAGATCTTCGGCACCGAGCTTCCACCGGAGAATTGGGTCTCCATCCCCCCTCGCCAAAAGCTCGCC ATTTTCACATGGAATGGTGCGACCATCGAATTGGATGGAGTTAGCGAAGTTGAGTACGTTGCAGATGAG ACGCCTATGGTGAGTTATGTGAATGTCCATGCTATTCTTGATGGACGAAGGGTTCGTGCTAAAACATCCCAAGGCAGCGACAAAGATTCTTCCCAG GGTCCTCGAGTGATTGTTGTTGGACCTACAGATTCTGGAAAGAGTAGCTTGTGCAGGATGCTTCTTAGCTGGGCTTGTAAACAGGGTTGGAAACCTACATTTGTGGATTTGGATATTGGTCAGGGGTCTATAACAATTCCTGGATGTATTGCTGCTACTCCAATTGAGATGCCTATAGATGCAGTGGAAGGAATTCCTCTGGAAATGCCACTTGTGTATTTTTATGGGCACACTACTCCAAC TGTCAATGCTGAGCTGTACAAAGTGCTTGTGAAGGAGCTAGCACGAACTCTGGAGAGACAGTTTTCTGGAAATGCTGAATCTAGAGCTGCAGGCATGGTGATCAACACCATGGGATGGGTAGAAGGTCTTGGATATGAG TTGCTTCTACATGCAATTGAAACTTTCAGTGCTGATGTGGTTCTGGTCTTGGGACAG GAGAAACTTTGCAGCATGCTGAAAGAGGTACTAAAGAGCAAGCCTAACGTTGATGTTGTGAAACTACATAAGTCAGGAGGTGTTGTCCTGAGGAATACAAAGGTCCGCCAAAAGGCGAGAAGCTTTAGAATCAGG GAGTATTTTTATGGGCTTGCCAACGATATGTCTCCGCATTCAAATATTGTGAATTTCAGTGATATTTCTGTCTACCGTATTGGTGGTGGTCCGCAGGCGCCCCGATCAGCACTGCCTATAGGTGCAGAGCCTGTGGCAGACCCTACTCGGCTAGTTGCTGTTAACATAAGCCGTGACTTACTCCATCTAGTTCTGGCTGTTTCATATGCAAAGGAACCTGATCAAATCATCTCCAG CAATGTCGCAGGGTTTGTCTATGTCACAGACATAGATATCCAAAG GAAGAAGATCACATATCTCGCACCATGCCCAGGTGAACTCCCAAGCAAATTTTTGATAGTGGGAACTTTGACGTGGTTAGAAGGCTAA